The DNA segment ACatattatgtaattattttattatataaaaatatatgttttaaaagaataaaatagaaaatggagtATTTGATAATATTTAGAGGATATGGGTTGGAgaagttttttgaaaatatagatCACGAATCTCTATTTTAGAGGATAGAAGATGAAATTTAGAGGATATAGGTTGGAGATGGTTTAATTAATGAAAGACGGTATGCTTCGTTAGTTTGAAGCGAATATATAACCAGCGGTGTCCACTCTCAATTAATGAAAGACGGTATATTTCGTTAGTTTGAAGCTAATAACATATAACCAGGGGTGAAGTTTGAATGTAATAGACAACGATATACAATAATTAATAAAGCAagaaagtaaaataaaatattataataataaaatcgaaATATTTGCCTTAATTAaatgtgttcttaaaaattttatctttgTTATTaactattaaattattaaatatataacagAGATGTTATTTtcttcttaataatatttgtgaTGATATTCTTCTGATTAATAATATGTCGTtgagaaaatttcaaaatattattcgtttttatattatttattgagACATTTGTAtcgaaaaacaaaattttaatctTTATTATGTGCTATATATATGTCACGCCACGGACCCAGGCCCACGCGACTGCATAATGGGCCCTTGTAGTAACTACTTTGTATTCGTTATCGCTTTATAAAAATGATTAATTCAAGTTGTTATAGAAATTCATTGTAGCCCATTAtaaataaactcattttaaaaccTTCTTTTTTCCATGTGGGACAAGGATATCACAATTAATCACCCCTCCATTTAGAACTTTGCCCcacggctctgataccattctgtcATATCTCAGATCCAGGCctgcgcgactgcacaatggTCCCCTATAGCAACTAGGGTACTCGTaatcgctttacgaaaatgattaatccAAGTTGTTATAGAAGTCTATTGTACCCCaatataaactcattttaaatccttcattttttcCATGTGAGACGAGTATTACAATATGCATGTCATTTAATCTTATTTAAAACTAATGATTATGTGTATTCAGTGCCGTCGCTAGAAAATTAGAAGAATCTAGTCTAATTTTTATGAGGGtttctatatattttttgtgttaaattaaatataaaaatttcacTTACTAGCTAGATGATAATTAAATGCAAACACAAGTATCGTCAATATCTAATTTGATAAATCAATATGGCcgtatttattaaattaaaagaaatgatatataaaacaaatttattaagtatattagttattttcaacaaatttttgtatcatattcaaatatttattaaataaagataaaatgaGAATTTCTTTTGTAAAAcatacttttttaaaaataaatttcttaatttttgaaaatactgTTGGACTTTGGACTTATAGATGGGCTTTCCGTTTGTGAATGAAAATTGGACGTTTGTGGATTGAGCTGGGTGGAGACACATGAAAGTAAAGAAAACGAGTTAGTATCTAATATATTACTATATTTTATGAgagtataatattttttttgacggTTGAGAGTATAATATTGGTTAGTCAAGACGTTGTCTCTTGCTTGGTCTTATATGGATGTGGTGGCCCGATATGCACTTAGAAGATATGACTTGCGCGCGAGCAATCTGGATGCGTTTAATATCGGACTGATCAAAGAAAAAAATTGTCGTCCATTTTTTGCCATCAAGGTTTTCTATTTTcgaattatttttaattcaaatagTATATTCGAAAAGTTATAACCTTCTCGATGCTTTCCACTTACCTGACCGTGGTGCTTCAGTTGGCTAACTATTGCTGCTCGTGACTCTGAAAAAATGGTAAAAATACAACTATTTGCTCCGTCTTTGTTTCCAATCGAGtcatttgattgattttttttttctttgttttgttcATTAATAATGATGTACAAGTTAATATGGTTTGAGGATATTTATGTTTAAAATTACGATGATTGTGTTTGAACGTTAAGtaattttgtttttcatttagagagttttttttttgggagAGAGCAAGGTTCTTACTTATTAGTCACCGAAGATTACATTGTGTCCAAAGAAACATCCTTAATGCATTTGTACGATAGCTTGTACCAAATTATAAGATTGCCTCATtttcaaataattataattataattgaaattgtaaaataaaaaaaaaaaaccaaaacctTTATTCATATAATTGAATCAGTTgtgtcttttttctttttttttttgttcttgtttttttaaaaaaaaaaaaaaattttgatagaGAACTGTCAAATTTAAGACGGAAGCCATTCATTTCAATGATTTCATGACCAATATGATATCAGagatttgggattttttttatatttaattttaaaaaaaatttaaatttcaaaaataatttgaaataggGAGAgttacaaaaatacctcaaaacGTTCTTGCAAACAGCGGAtcctgcaaaaaaaaaatgcagGGTCCACTATTAAAGAGAGCGGACGCTGCAAGCGGACGCTGCAAATTGCAGCGTCCGCTCATGCTGGCAGCGGATGCTGCCAGCATATACATGGGGACTTGCGTTTTGCAAGTCACCAGGTAcacctttttttctttttttttatttgtttttaagtaattaattatataattaataatattttgtaaaattatatttaataatttagtagtatgatcattttttttttcaaaattttaaatttcgaatttgaTAATCGGtctgaaaaattattaaagaaacaaaacataaaatttacggttaaaaaaattaaattgattaaataaatttacgaTTTAACTTAAATTTTGGTCAGttgagttatatatttattttaatcatttggATTTGTGAAGATCTCTCGTTTAAGTTGATAAATCTAGAGTAGTTAATTCAAATCTATTTAAACCGAACTGTTGCAAAAATGCTATTACAAAATTTCTCAATCCGAAACAAAATCATCTCgaaaattagaattaaaatttatggttaacaaattcaattgattaaataaatttttttgtgatcagttatcaacatattttgataaatttattttaatataaaatttattattttgataaatttattttatatcagattttttaatataaattttaattttttattaaaaattggttAGCGGAGTTATTGACTTATTTTAATTCGTTTGGATCTCTGCAAGTTCTTATTAATAGACATAGAGAATTAATTTGGATATATTCCAGTCAGTTCGAGTTCACAATATTCGAGATGATTTTGTTTCGGCAAATTCaattgattaaataattttttttgtgatcagttatcaacatattttgataaatttattttaatataaattttatttttttgataaatatattttatatcattttttaaatataaattattaaatataattttacaaaatattattaattatataattaattaattaaaaaacaaatataaaaaaaagaaaaggtgACGCTGCCAGCATGAGCGGACGCTGCAATTTGCAGCGTCCGCTCTCTTTAATAGCGGACCCTGCATTTTTTTTTGCAGGATCCGCTGTTTGCAAGAACgttttgaggtatttttgtaacTCTCcctatttcaaattatttttgaaatttaaattttttttaaattaaatataaaaaaaacccagagattttgataaaatattatttcagtaaatattaattatttcctatcaattgaattgaaatccttaatatataaaaatatatttttatagtaGAGATATCTAATTAATTAACTTTAAATTATTGGTGAAACTTGTTactattataaattaatttttaataaaaccaaaattattaggcATATTAGTCCTTTTATATGGTTTTTTTAGtctttaaatgttttattatttaccAAATGACACTcactttgtttgattttttaaataaaatttacgAATATGCCacttattttgtaaaattgatATATCTATCGCGTTTTTGTGACTATTTGTTTAGGAAAATcctatatttttttgtatttttaaaatttaaaatttttattattttttgtttttgttttaaaaaatgaacTGTACGAGCACGCAACGCGTGCAGCGGAATACTAATATAAAGATAAAACGAGTAAACTTGAATGTAAATACCATTTCCAGTTATTTTTCCCCTAAAGAAACATTTTCAAATAAACAAAACTCCTGTAAATCAGTCTCACGTGTCAATTTTATGAAACGATCTCTTATTTGAgttattcattaaaaaatattattttttatgtcaaaagtaataattacttttttattgaaatatgaGCAAAATCTTTATGCGTGAAACCTACTCTTGGCATGTTACCACTTCCATTTCAATTCAACTCCAAGTTTTTTCcttaaaaattctaaaaaaactaatttgttattatttaaTGTGAAATTACAcaatagttttatttattttatgaaaaagatgagtattatattatatactaTATAGGCAATTAGGCATCATCAAGAAAAAGACAGCTTATTGATATTACACAATTAGGAAAGATCCGTTGAGGAGGGAAacctaaaaaaattcaaaacaaaaggGCCTAATCTAATATAATGCGTCTCCCACCAAACGATAAAATTGATTCTTGCATAGATTTCTCCGACACACCTTCGCATTTCCGATTCGATGGCGCAAGGCGGAAGTGGGGTGGCCCCGGACCTCAATTTGCCCGCCGATATATTGTCGGTGATACCGGCGGACCCCTACGACCAGCTGGATCTGGCGCGTAAGATCACGTCCATGGCGATCGCGTCGCGAGTCTCAAAGCTCGAGACGGAGGCGGCCCGGCTTCACCAGAAACTGCAAGAGAAAGACCTGAGGATTGTGGAGCTGGAAGATAAGGTGTCCGAGCTAGAGACGTCCCACGAGGAAGCTGAATTGCGATTGAAAATCACGCGCGAGGATAATGTTCACTTTCGTTTCAAgctaattttgtttttatttttattttttaaaaaattttactttCTGAATTGGCTGTTCGTTCGCAGAGGAAGCTACTGAAGGAGAGGGATTCCTTGGCATTGACAACGAAGAAGCTGGGTCGAGACTTGGCTAAGGTAATTCTTGTCAAGTGTAATTGTAATTTTCTTAAGCAGGAATTGGTGTTCTTGTCTGATTTTTCTAATCCCTTTTTCCCGAATAAGGCAGGCAATGGGTTAACCAACAATCATTTTATGTTAATCAAATCTCCTCGACTATGAATCGGAAATGAGAAAGAATATTGATTTAGGATTAACGCCGTGTGGACTGGCTTTTGAGCTTGTGAAATACTACTTTATTTAAAAAGTTTCAACTCATATGACCTGGATCGATAATAATTGTATATCTAACATATATTGGTTGAGGAAAATGTGGAATCTTTGTTGTTTGAATGAAATTGAACGTCCCCTATGGTGGCAGCGGAAATAATTAATAAAGGGGCAACTTCTATATGGAGCGCATGTGCAAAAGTTCTACTTTAAGAAAATTACTGATGAAATTTAATGGCTTTTTCTCGTTTGAGGGGTGTTGCCTTTGGTCGTTTTTAGCGGGTTAACATGTTTTGCTGGCCAATAACAGTTGATCTTTGAGTTTCTGATTTAGTGTTTGAAGAGATGTTTTAGGATATTAATGATGCACAGAAGCCATAGAGATTAtcgaaattttattattttttatttaatatccaTCATTTGTGTATGAGAAAAAGGTTATATTTAAAGATGTTGATTCTCAGTATGTGAATGTATTTGATGTCAGTAGTGAATTACCTAAGCATAAAATGAATTAGCCAATTAGGTAATATGATCATCCCGTTCTTGATTGTTTGCTATATACTAGTTGCACAAATTGCAATCTAATGTTATGAATAATGACTTGAAATTGGGTATTAGAATTGGAACACAAAATTGTTTCCGCagtaatttgatgatttttcagACTCCCAACTTTCGATTTTACTTGCTGCCTAGAAACATCAGCTGACTAATTGTTAATTATCATTACCTTCTGGTTATTGGGCTTTCATTGCTATTAATGCTGTTTGATTATTAGGTGTTAGCCCCATTGTTTTTAAGTTTATGAGGAGTccagtccaattgacaaactatttAATTGTCCTTTTGACAGCTGGAGACTTTCAAGAGGCAGTTGATGCAATCGTTGAACGATGAAAACACACCTGTAAGTATGCTGAACTTTATGTGGGTTAGTCATCTCTCTGATTCCTACTTGCTGTGAATCTAAGATCTTTAGCTTTCATTGCAGCAAACTGAAACTGTTGATATTGGCACTTATGACCTAGGTGTCCCTAAGACTCATTCAACAAATGGTAATTTAAAGTTTTGCCCATGTATTATGCGTGTATTTTGCATTTATAAGTTGTATCTATGCCTATGTTCTTTCAAGCGCATGTGATGATTCGGTGTTATCTATGGTTTTCAATGTAGATGAGGAGGCAAATGGCCACCTAAAATATCACTCTTTTTCCGGGTCTACAGACAATTCTAACTTAAATTATGATGGTATTGAAACCGATCTTGTTTTGTGTGTTGTTCAACATCTGCAAAACTGCTTCCAAGGCTTTAGTGTAAGTAATGGTTTtgtctattattttatttggcaGCCTCTAAGCAAGGTGTACAAAGTTTCTCAATGACACGCTATGTATCGCCTCGACTTACTCCCTCTGGGACTCCAAATATGATATCTGCTAGTGTTTCACCAACAAAGTATTCAGCTGCTGGCTCTCCCCGGAAGACATCCGGCACCAACTCTCCTATGCTGCAGTACGATGGACGAGGTTCTCTTTCTGCATGGTTTCCATCAAGCCAGCAATCTTCAGCAGCCAACTCTCCTCCTCGTGGACGCCCACTCTCAGGTAGACGatacttttgaaaattttaatctaTAACACTTTGAGATGGAGATGCATAATTAGTATTTTTTATCAGGTAGATTAATATCTGACCTATCATGCGTGTATCTTAATCTTTTTCGCTTTCTCATGTGATTAAAACTTGTAGCTCGTACTCCTAGAATTGATGGAAAGGAGTTCTTTCGTCAAGCCAGGTGAGTAACATTTCATTTTTACCAAAATGTGTTTAGAACTAGTTAGAAATCCAAACTTTTACAAGCCATGCCAAAGAAAGAAACTCCCCAAAAGTCAGAAATATGAAAGAAATAACTATGACTAGTCTCTTGATCTTTCAAGGATTTGTTGAGTTTTCAAATGCAGGAGTCGTCTCTCCTTGGAGCAGTTCAGTGCGTTTCTGACAAACATTAAGGAATTGAATGCACAAAGACAATCTAGAGAGGTATTGCCAAACCCTTTATGATACCCGTGTGTATCATATCTTAGAATTTTAGCTTCTGTCAGTTGTTTTTCATGGAATGGTTGGCGTTCAAAATGTTTTCTTACCGTTGTTATTTTTCCGACAAACAGGAGACTCTGAGAAAGGCAGAAGATATTTTCGGAAGGGATAACGAAGATCTCTATGTATCATTTCAAGGATTGCTTAGTCGCAACATGCGCTAGTTCTAGCGGTATGGAGAAGAATTTGCCGAAACTTCGAATCATTTTTCCCAGGAGACATGGCATGGGATTTTAATCAAAGCAAAGCCTTAGCCAAGGTACAAGCTTTCTTGGTTGCTTATACTGGTAATTTGCTTGGTGTGGAATATATGTCGGAATGTACCATTTATGAGTTGATAATCTCATCAGCAAACAATAACGTTGCCATATAAGGTCATTTTATtgctaaaaaaaatgaaaataaaaatttattgctGTTTACTTTATGGCTTAATTAAGTTCATGAAAAAGGTGTAATTTTATGATACTATTGAAAGTCTGAATTCGTAACATGGAGTTTGATATGTTTTTATAATTGTATATGTTTGTTCAAATTTTGCATCGTTCTTGACATTGAAATCACGTTATATgcccaaaaaaaatataataaaatcacGTTATATGATCTGAAATTATTCAATTCTAATTAATACATGTTtactatattaattttttttaaagaaaactaATTCTTTTAATAAACTCGACTATAAAAAATTGTGAATTacaaaaatctgattttttttttttgtcattatATACTTTTTgcacaataataattttttttagagtagCAACAACGAAAACATTAAGTCAcaggaaaaaaaaacttatattcTTTAATTTCTATGCaatttatattgaaatatttcttcttccattttttatccatcaataaaatcaaattttatactTAAATAACCTTGAttgaaaaacaaattaatttttggcaagagtttttttgttttttgaaaataattctTGGCAAGAGTTAATTTTAGTAAGTTTAGAATTTTAACACCCCAGTTGCTTACATCAaagcaaaaataaatttatatttactaGAAAAAATGACAGATTTGATACATCCATTCACAACATTTGTGATCACGATAAAAAGATTTCTAATAAATTTTTATCTTTTCTATGTGTCAAAGTAATTTATTCTGTAAGATTTCAATTACATACTTTTGTAAGATTTTAAATCCTGTTAACAGTGTTTCCCTATTAAAACTTCATATAAAAGTATTATATTCTTTTGTTTATTCATATAATAATACTAAAcatgtaaaaaaattattataatttgtTGTAAATAAATGTTTTCTTATTTGTTTACAATATTATTAGTTcacaatattttaaattaaataatactcTTTCCATCtcgattatataattttatttttttcacacatattaaaaaaaatttattgaaaaagcaaattttatacaaatttttaattttatccctatttaatatattaaaaaataattacataattttcAAGGTATAGTTAActgaaatatattaataaatgagtgtaaaaaaatattattaaatatgatatatgactatGTATTTCgaactaataaaaaaagaaacattaattatataattgaaATCGAGAGAGTGTAAAGAAGAAATAATGATTACTTTGTCCTCTTGACTtttatttttgagtcaattgTGAATAAATTCCTAAATCCAAACCtaacttttttataaatccctacaataaaaattctttcttaaaacttcctaggaccaccaaacttggtcaaatccaatgtttaattcttgtacccaatttatgcatttatgtacTCCATTTATGCAATGTTTGTGCTCAATTATGGTACTTGAATCATCCGcaaaagtggtatcagagctttaggttaaatattcagacttaatattattcgttaactcatacttttttttgttgaggagaagattttttacaaaagatgacttcaaacgaaggtttgaatcaagaggattttatttatatgaaatcctataaacaagttaatttgttcacaatagattacttacgacagaaagatgatttttaactctcaatttttagaaattaccccagattcctctaaactctccggagatcttagagaaattcaaaagacggtacaatattacagcaatcagctgtatgaaatacttcggcagattgaaggaatccttaagaaacaagaagaaattcttgtaaccctaaaggatcttcaaactaaaatcacaaatctagaa comes from the Henckelia pumila isolate YLH828 chromosome 1, ASM3356847v2, whole genome shotgun sequence genome and includes:
- the LOC140875207 gene encoding uncharacterized protein At4g15545-like produces the protein MAQGGSGVAPDLNLPADILSVIPADPYDQLDLARKITSMAIASRVSKLETEAARLHQKLQEKDLRIVELEDKVSELETSHEEAELRLKITREDNRKLLKERDSLALTTKKLGRDLAKLETFKRQLMQSLNDENTPQTETVDIGTYDLGVPKTHSTNDEEANGHLKYHSFSGSTDNSNLNYDASKQGVQSFSMTRYVSPRLTPSGTPNMISASVSPTKYSAAGSPRKTSGTNSPMLQYDGRGSLSAWFPSSQQSSAANSPPRGRPLSARTPRIDGKEFFRQARSRLSLEQFSAFLTNIKELNAQRQSREETLRKAEDIFGRDNEDLYVSFQGLLSRNMR